In the Methylomonas rhizoryzae genome, one interval contains:
- a CDS encoding HD domain-containing phosphohydrolase: MNTTSLPGTAIQPATNILLVDDEPNVLKALCRVLRNPHYHLQTADNGVSALALMEQHNFDLVISDMRMPQMDGAEFLRHAAKRWPDTMRMLLTGYADIESTIAAVNDGQIFCYCCKPWDDDDLRTRVHFALEQKRAREERARLFDIINSKNKELEELNASLEEKVEKRTAQVKKSLSMVDQAHNELKKQYTESIKVFAKIIEMRPGIKSGHAKYIAENARRVATCLQLEADEIKSIVFAALLLQLGKISLTDSLLNTPINQMNRQQHKAFLNHAIEGHDLLAGIDPLKTAADFIRLQYEHYDGKGFPLGLVGKEIPVGARILAVVRDYLNYLDGAISGERMTAPQAKDMLTSRSGSFYDPLVVETFLQVLQETESMEARPIIEVAWNQLRPGMEAAEILVNDTVFLKDHIVTENHVLAIMNLKHSGCKLVLRIRTGSESVY, encoded by the coding sequence ATGAACACCACCAGTCTCCCGGGAACGGCAATTCAGCCCGCTACCAATATATTGCTGGTAGACGACGAACCCAACGTATTAAAAGCGCTGTGCCGAGTGTTGCGCAATCCGCACTATCATTTGCAAACCGCCGACAACGGCGTCAGCGCTTTAGCGCTAATGGAGCAACACAACTTCGATTTAGTCATTTCCGACATGCGCATGCCGCAAATGGACGGCGCCGAATTTCTGCGCCATGCGGCGAAACGTTGGCCGGATACCATGCGCATGCTGCTGACCGGATACGCGGACATAGAATCGACGATAGCCGCCGTCAACGACGGCCAGATATTTTGCTACTGCTGCAAACCCTGGGACGATGACGACCTGCGTACCCGGGTACATTTCGCGCTGGAACAAAAGCGGGCGAGGGAGGAACGCGCCCGTTTGTTCGACATTATCAACAGCAAAAACAAGGAACTGGAAGAACTCAACGCCAGCTTGGAAGAAAAAGTCGAAAAACGCACCGCGCAAGTGAAAAAATCGCTGAGCATGGTCGATCAAGCCCATAACGAACTGAAAAAACAATACACCGAATCGATCAAGGTTTTCGCCAAAATCATTGAAATGCGCCCCGGCATTAAAAGTGGTCACGCCAAATACATCGCCGAAAATGCCCGCCGAGTGGCGACTTGCTTGCAATTGGAAGCCGATGAAATCAAAAGTATCGTGTTCGCGGCGCTGTTACTGCAATTAGGCAAAATAAGCCTGACCGATAGCTTGTTGAACACGCCCATCAACCAGATGAACCGACAACAGCACAAAGCGTTTTTAAATCATGCCATCGAGGGTCACGACTTGCTCGCCGGTATAGATCCGCTGAAAACGGCGGCCGATTTCATCCGCTTGCAATACGAACACTACGACGGCAAAGGCTTTCCTCTCGGTCTGGTGGGTAAAGAGATTCCGGTCGGTGCCCGCATCTTGGCGGTAGTCAGAGACTATTTGAATTATTTGGACGGCGCTATCAGCGGGGAAAGAATGACCGCCCCGCAAGCCAAGGACATGCTGACTAGCCGCAGCGGCAGTTTTTACGATCCGCTGGTGGTCGAAACCTTTTTACAAGTGCTGCAAGAAACCGAAAGTATGGAGGCACGCCCCATCATCGAAGTGGCCTGGAATCAACTGCGCCCCGGCATGGAGGCGGCGGAGATTCTGGTCAACGACACCGTGTTTTTGAAAGACCACATCGTCACCGAAAATCACGTTCTGGCGATCATGAATTTAAAACACAGCGGCTGTAAGCTAGTATTGAGGATACGCACCGGTAGCGAATCGGTTTATTGA
- a CDS encoding xanthine dehydrogenase family protein molybdopterin-binding subunit, with translation MIAKDTAPFSAADAEFDIVNVSRRDFLKNLALSGFVLAAGFPDALLADAAETDSELKKYGADAMPHGWVDNPLVFVAIAEDGSVTIICHRSEMGQGVRTSLPLVVADEMEANWLQVTVKQAPGDEAKFGNQDTDGSRSTRHFFMPMRRVGAAARHMLETAAAAQWQVPVNEVKAELHRVVHPASGKSLSYGDLAIAAAKLPVPERTSLRLKNPAEFRYIGKGNLNIYDGRDMVSGNSQYGMDTRLDGMLYAVVARPKVLGAQAKRFDAAKALQVPGVLQVVELPSSPLPADFHPLGGVAVVATNTWAAIQGRKALSVEWTDSPHAHYDSADYRKQLEAAARQSGKVVREQGQVDQALQAASQRVSAEYYAPHLAQAPMEPPAATARIVNGHCEVWACTQAPQLSRERVAKWLKLPEERVTVHVTLLGGAFGRKSMPDYLIEAALLSKAMRGKPVKVTWTREDDLQHAYFHTVSLERLEAGLDTDGKVQAWLHRSAAPSISATFGPDSKHQMPAELGMGIINLPYAIPNIRIENPEAESHTRIGWFRSVSNIPRAYAVQSFVAELAQTAGRDHKEFLLDLLGPARRIDPRELNDSWNQGESPLSYPVDTGRLRRVIETVCGQAGWGRNLPKGQGLGLAAHYSFVTYVAAIVQVVVAEDGKIQVPRVDIAVDCGPQVNPERIRSQFEGACIMGLTLAMHSEISFKNGAVVQDNFHDYPLLRMDEAPGEIRIHLLPSDAYDTPLGGIGEPGLPPIAPALCNAIFAATGKRIRQLPIRDQLMPD, from the coding sequence ATGATCGCCAAGGACACAGCACCTTTTTCCGCCGCCGACGCCGAGTTCGACATCGTCAACGTCAGCCGACGGGATTTCTTGAAAAACCTGGCGCTCTCGGGTTTCGTGCTCGCGGCCGGTTTCCCGGATGCTTTATTGGCCGACGCTGCCGAAACCGATAGCGAACTGAAAAAATACGGTGCCGATGCGATGCCGCACGGCTGGGTCGATAACCCCTTGGTGTTCGTCGCCATTGCCGAAGATGGCAGCGTTACCATTATTTGCCATCGTTCCGAGATGGGCCAAGGCGTGCGCACCAGCTTACCCCTGGTCGTCGCTGACGAAATGGAAGCCAATTGGCTGCAGGTTACCGTCAAACAAGCACCCGGCGACGAAGCTAAATTCGGCAACCAAGATACCGACGGCTCGCGCAGCACCCGGCATTTTTTCATGCCGATGCGCCGAGTCGGCGCCGCCGCCAGACACATGCTGGAAACCGCCGCCGCCGCTCAATGGCAGGTTCCGGTTAACGAAGTGAAAGCCGAATTACACCGGGTAGTACATCCGGCTAGCGGCAAATCCCTGAGCTACGGCGATTTGGCCATTGCAGCCGCCAAGTTACCGGTCCCTGAACGAACAAGTTTACGCTTGAAAAACCCGGCGGAGTTTCGCTACATCGGCAAAGGCAACCTGAACATTTACGACGGCCGCGACATGGTGTCCGGTAATAGTCAATACGGCATGGATACCCGTCTGGACGGCATGTTATACGCGGTAGTCGCCCGGCCTAAAGTTCTGGGCGCCCAGGCGAAGCGCTTCGACGCCGCAAAAGCCCTGCAAGTCCCCGGCGTTTTGCAAGTCGTCGAACTACCTAGCAGCCCGCTGCCGGCAGATTTTCACCCCTTGGGCGGCGTGGCCGTGGTCGCCACCAATACCTGGGCCGCCATTCAAGGCCGCAAAGCCTTGAGCGTGGAATGGACGGACAGCCCTCACGCACATTACGACTCGGCGGACTACCGCAAGCAACTGGAAGCCGCGGCCCGCCAATCCGGTAAAGTCGTGCGCGAACAAGGACAAGTCGATCAGGCCCTGCAAGCGGCCAGCCAACGGGTGAGCGCCGAATATTACGCGCCGCATCTGGCGCAAGCTCCCATGGAGCCGCCGGCCGCCACAGCCCGCATTGTCAACGGCCATTGCGAAGTTTGGGCGTGCACCCAAGCACCGCAGTTGTCCAGAGAACGCGTAGCCAAGTGGTTAAAGTTGCCGGAAGAACGAGTCACGGTCCACGTCACGCTATTGGGTGGAGCCTTCGGGCGTAAGTCGATGCCGGATTACTTGATAGAAGCGGCTTTGCTGTCCAAAGCGATGCGCGGCAAACCGGTTAAAGTCACTTGGACCCGCGAAGACGATCTGCAACACGCCTATTTTCACACCGTGTCGTTGGAACGCTTGGAAGCGGGACTCGACACCGACGGTAAGGTGCAAGCCTGGCTGCACCGTAGCGCCGCTCCCAGTATTTCCGCCACTTTCGGCCCGGACAGCAAACATCAGATGCCTGCCGAACTGGGCATGGGCATCATCAACCTGCCGTATGCGATTCCTAACATCCGCATCGAAAATCCGGAAGCCGAATCGCACACCCGCATCGGCTGGTTCCGCTCGGTATCCAACATCCCGCGCGCCTACGCCGTTCAGTCGTTCGTCGCCGAATTAGCGCAAACCGCAGGCCGCGACCACAAAGAGTTTTTACTGGATTTGCTCGGTCCGGCCCGTCGCATCGATCCGCGCGAGTTAAACGACAGCTGGAATCAAGGCGAGTCGCCGCTAAGCTACCCGGTGGATACCGGCCGCTTGCGCCGTGTCATAGAAACCGTTTGCGGCCAAGCCGGCTGGGGGCGCAATTTGCCGAAAGGCCAAGGCCTAGGTCTGGCCGCCCATTACAGTTTCGTCACCTATGTCGCGGCTATCGTTCAAGTCGTCGTCGCGGAAGACGGCAAGATTCAGGTGCCACGAGTGGATATTGCCGTCGATTGCGGCCCGCAAGTCAATCCGGAAAGAATCCGTTCGCAGTTCGAAGGCGCTTGCATCATGGGCCTGACCCTAGCGATGCATAGTGAAATCAGCTTTAAAAACGGCGCCGTCGTGCAAGACAACTTCCATGATTATCCATTGCTGCGTATGGACGAAGCACCAGGCGAGATTCGGATACATTTGTTGCCATCAGACGCCTACGACACACCCTTGGGCGGTATCGGCGAACCCGGATTGCCGCCGATTGCCCCCGCACTGTGCAATGCGATCTTCGCGGCAACCGGCAAACGCATCCGCCAATTACCGATACGCGATCAACTAATGCCCGACTGA
- a CDS encoding (2Fe-2S)-binding protein, which produces MITLTVNGVDRQLDLPGDTPLLWVLRDALGLTGTKFACGVSVCGACTVHIDGLAARACVTPLSEVAGKTVVTIEALHEDEIGRKLQQSWLDGNVPQCGYCQPGQLMSASALLRQNPNPSDADIDKAMSGNLCRCGTYTRIRTAIKQAAKS; this is translated from the coding sequence ATGATTACTTTGACCGTTAACGGCGTCGATCGCCAACTCGATTTGCCCGGCGACACCCCGCTACTGTGGGTCTTGCGCGACGCGTTGGGATTAACCGGCACCAAGTTCGCTTGCGGTGTATCGGTATGCGGCGCTTGCACCGTTCATATCGACGGTTTGGCCGCCCGCGCCTGCGTAACGCCGTTATCGGAAGTAGCCGGAAAAACCGTCGTCACAATAGAAGCCCTGCACGAAGACGAGATAGGCCGCAAACTGCAGCAATCATGGTTGGACGGCAACGTTCCGCAGTGCGGGTATTGCCAACCGGGTCAGTTAATGTCCGCCAGTGCATTGTTAAGGCAAAATCCCAATCCTAGCGACGCCGACATCGACAAAGCCATGAGCGGCAACTTATGCCGTTGCGGTACCTATACCCGCATACGCACAGCTATCAAACAAGCCGCAAAATCGTAG